The Prevotella melaninogenica nucleotide sequence TATTAGTCATAGTCTCATCGCCACTGTATGTCCAGCGATTACGGAACTCCTTAGGCAGAGCATCCATATCGTCATAGCGGTTACTGAAGATATGGTTCAAACGAACCTTATTACCAAAGCTATAAGTAACGAATACGTTGAGGTCCCAGTTCTTATAACGGAAGACGTTACCGAATGATCCCGTTGTAGTTGGGTCGGCAGGACCTTCGAACTTCAGATACTTAATCTTCTCCTGATCACGCTCCTGGAGGTTAAGACCAGAGATTGTTCTTCTACCATCCTCGTTCATGAATGTAGGCAAACCCTCACCATTGAGTCCAGCAAATGGGATGCTAAAGATAGAGTTTACAGGATAACCTACAAGACTATAACCAGTTCCCTGTACGAGGTCGATAACACGTGCATGGGTAAAGAGACTTGTAATCTCATTGTGTGTCCATGAGAAGATAAAGTTAGATTCCCAACTGAAGTCCTTTGTCTTGATGTTATGTGTATTCAATGAAAGCTCCATACCATTAGACTTCATTGAAGCCACGTTAGCAAGGTTATAAGAACCCAACTGTGGATGGTTCACGTAACCAATAAGGTCACTGTTGCGACGCCAGTAGAAATCAGTTGTAAGATTGATACGGTTGTCAAGGAATCCAAAGTCGAAACCAAGGTTGAACTCACGCTTCTTCTCGTAGGTAAGGTTCTTGTTACCGAACTGCTCATCGTAACCAGTCTCCTGAATAGAAGTGAATGGACGCCAAGGCACTGTTGCTGTGAAGATTGGCAATGAGTTAGTTACAGGAGGACGGTCACCAGTAAGTGAGTAGCTCAAGCGGAATGTAGCATGTGTCAACGCCTGCTTAAACACCTTATTAAACCATTCTTCCTCATGTGCGTTCCATGCACCAGAAACGTTATAGGTTGGCAACCATCGAGCTGATGTAGCCTTACCCAGATAGTTAGTACCCTCATAACGGAAAGTACCAGTCATCTGGTAGCGACCCTTATAAGAATAGGTACCTGTACCGAAGTAAGCAAGACTGCGGATGTGGGTATTTGACAAACCATAGTAGTCTGATCCCTGCTCCTGGAACATCTTGAATGCACGGTAGTTGAGCTTAGCAATCTCACCAGCATCAAACATCATACCCCACTCACGATCGAAAGTAGCCTTACGGTCAACGCTATTACTCTCAACACCGGCATAGAGGTTCACGATGTGTGTATCATTGAATACATCGTTGTAAGCAGCAGAAAGACGGGTATCCCAACCAAAGAAGTGGTTACCTGTTCTGTCAAGAATACCACCCTCTTTGAGGATTGACTCTGGAAGAGCAAATGGGTTGTCAGGATCAGTATAAAGATAAGGATTGGCATCGCGGATAGTTGTTGTACCCATTGCACGATAAGCCAAAGCCTGATTAGAGTTTTCACGAACGATATGCTCCATCGTTGAAGCAGCACTCTTAACAGCTACCAAAGCAGTAAGCTTCAACTTTGTTATTGGCTTATAGTCAATACTTGTCTGTATACGGAAGTCGTGTACATTCAAGTCCATGTAGTTATTGTTCAACTCATTGAAGATATTGAACGGAGCATAGTTACGTGTATATGACTCGGTTGGGTCGAGTGTACGTGAAGTATTCAGAGAGTAAGAGTAAGGGTTGATATCGAAAGCACGACTAACAGCACCAGTTGATGGGTCAATCGTACGGCTCAACGAACCTGGAGCTCTCTGCTTACGGTAAGAAGCATTAGCGATAAGGTTCAAACCTACCTGCTTATTAATGTTGTAAGTCGTGTTGATGTTACCTGTGTAACGCTGAACACGGCTTGACTTATACCATCCCGGATCATACATCGCAGAGAGTGAAGCATAGTACTGACCCTTGTCTGTACCACCAGAAGCACTTACAGAGTGGTTGTGCATGATTGAACTTGAGAAAAGTTGGTCGAACCAGTCAGTATTGCGATACTCAGCAGCACGCAGATAAGCGTTACGTGCATCCTGTGTATTTTCAAGACCGAACTGTCCCTTAGTAGCGTCATACTCAGAGATGAGCTGATACATACGACCATAAACACCACTTGTAGAGGCGTTAGCAATCTCAGCATAATTCAAATAGCCCTTCTTCTCCAACTCACGATAAACCTCCATCTGGTCCTGTGAGTTCATGATATTAAAGTTCTTATAGCTTGGCTTCAAACGGAGGGTGTACTCACCGGTATAGCTCAAATGGCTCTGACCAGCCTTACCTTTCTTTGTTGTTACAACAATCACACCTGCCATAGCACGAGCACCATAGATAGATGTAGCAGAACCGTCCTTCAGAATCTGGAAACTTTCAATGTCATCAGCATTCAATCCTGCAATAGCAGAAGAAATCAAAGTCTTTGCATCACCTGATGACAACGAACTTGCATCAACATTGGCAATGTCTTCCATGATGACACCATCCACAACCCACAAAGGTTTTGATGAACCGAAGATTGACGTGTTACCACGAACACGAATCTTAGGAGCAGTACCGAACGTACCAGACACATTCTGAACGCTCACACCGGCAGCACGACCTTCGAGTGAACGGCTCACGTCCGCCATACCATCGAGCTTAGCTTTTGAAGCATCAATCTTGGTAGCAGCACCAGAGAAGAGGCGTTTGTCTTGCTGGGTCATACCCGTTACGACGACCTCAGTAAGCTGATGATTGTCATTAGAGAGGACAACCTTCATGCCATCTTTTGCTGTTACGGTCTGAGTGACCATACCAATGTAACTGACTACGAGTTTCTTTCCTGCAGGAACGTCGATAGTGAAGTGACCATCAATATCGGTAACTGTACCCGTCGTAGTACCTTGTACCATGACAGATGCACCGATAACGGCTTCTCCATCGTCCTGAGAAACTACGGTTCCATTAATCTTTGCCTGACCAAACGCTGTTCCTAATGACAGGATAAGACCAAACAAAAAGAGAGTAATTCTTTTCTCCATAGATCTCTTTTGATTATTAAAATATTATTGTGTAACTGTTTCGCTAAACTTTACGATTTTATTCCTTTCTGAAACATTTTATTAGAGATGAGTCTCAAACCTAAATATATTGCTGCTTTTTCACAATATAAAAAGATTATTACTTTCATGGGATGCAAATTTAAATATTATTTATATAAGTTGCAAGCATTTTTCGAGTAAAATTACATTTTCTATTAAAATTTAGTTGAATACTTACTGATTTCAACAAAAGAGTACATAAAACACTTATAATTATAAACAGAAGGGTGTTTAGTAGACAAGTAAACAGGTTTTACTTGACAAGTTGACAAGTGAACATCTGAACAAGGTATTAGTTATAAAAGAAGAATATGATTTTGTTTACAAGTTGATAAGTTTTGTTTACATGTAAATGGGCGTGTAAATGAACAAAATTGCTGATTTAAAAGAAGACAAGAGATTAGGGGAGACAGAATAAAGATAAGGTAAAAAAGACAAGGTAACAAAGTATACAAAGACCAAATAACAAAATAATATGGAACAAAGTAATAGCATAATGAATTACTACTTAATCCCTACTCCCCTATCACAGACACCATAGAACAATGATATAATGTAAAGAAAAATCTAATATTCGAATTGAGAAGAGCATAAATTAGCTTGCAATTAACGCCCAATTGACTTGTAAAAGATGCCCTTTTGAGGGCTAACTAACGCCCTTTTGAAACCTTACTAAGCACCTTTTAAAAAGCTACTTTGCAATAGATTGATATTAAAGAAGTTACAAAGGCTATTCAAAAAGAGGTTTTAGAGCCATTTGGGGCAAATAAACAACGAAATAATGTAAAGTAAATTCAGAGGCTTAAGGAGAAACTTTGTGGTAAGATAACAGATAGCTAAGGGCTTGTATTTAGAGTAAAAACATTCTCTCACACATTTAGGAGAATAAAAAGGTTCTTCCGAAACATGGAGTGATAAAGTAAAATTCGTATATTATAAGGCACACGGAGTCACGGAGAGGACGGAGATAATGCAACGTTACGGAGGTGCCGACGGCACAAAGAGCGACGGAGGTATAGCGTACAGATTCTTAATAACTATTTTGGAATAAACGCTTTGTATATAAATTGCTAATAAAATTGGCAAACAAACTCTGTCGCTCTATGCACCGACGGTGCCTCCGTTACCCCATTGCTTTGTTTTAATAATCCTCCGTCTTCTCCTTTTCTCCGTGTGACATTACTTCAAACCCTAAACACAAGTGGCAAACCTTATCACTTCAAAATCCTGAAAACCCAATAAAAATAGGGTGCATCAGAAATTTGATACACCCTAATTATTTTTCATTTTAAACTTATTCTTTCCTAAATCTGGCAGAAGAATAGTACAATTACCTGCGCGAGGAAGATTCGAAGGAACATACTGAGCGGATAAACTGTTGAGTAACCTATAGCTGGAGCCTCACCTGCACAGATAGAGTTAGCATAAGCCAAGGCTGGTGGGTCGGTATAGGTTCCGGCAAGCATACCCATAATTGTGAAGTAATTGAACTTATACTTCAAACGAGCAATAGTGCCGACAATAAGGATTGGAACAATCGTTATGATAAAACCTGTGTACACATACTTCAATCCGTCACCCTGTACTACAGTGTCCCAGAAGGTTGCTCCTGCCTTGATACCTACAGAAGCCAAGAAGAGTGCCAAACCAATTTCACGGAGCATCATATTCGCTGACGTTGTAGTATAGGTCACAAGTCCCATTCGATAACCAAAACGACCAATAAGAATAGCGATAACCAACGGACCACCTGCAAGACCGAGTTTCATTGGTACAGGCATGTGAGGAATCGCAATTGGCAACGTACCGAAGATGATACCGACGATGATACCAACGAAGATGGTTGCAATATTTGGTGCGTTAAGGCGCTTTTCAGAGTTACCCATCATAGAAGCAACGCGGTTTACGTTCTCTTCTGGACCAACAACCATGATACGGTCACCCACGATAAAACGGTGATTGCGACCAGCAAAGAGGTCCATACCCTGACGGCTGATACGTGTTACGTTCACGCCATATACTGAACGGAAATGCATATCGCCCAAAGTCTTTCCGTTAATCTTGCTATTGGTGATAACAATACGACGGCTAACCAACTGTTGTGGCTGGTCTTCCTCGTGCCAGTCTACTTCAATCTCTGGACCGATGAAAGCACGGATAGCAGCTGCGTCACCCTCTGCACTGACAACGAGAATCTCATCGCCTAACTCAAAAATATTATCTAAGGTAGGAACAGACAATACACCTTCGTGCATAAGACGTGTACAAACGAAGTCACGATTAAGGAATTCTGATATTTCTTCGAGCTTACGACCTGCGATATACGCATTTTGTACCTTCAAATACATTGTGTAAGGCTTTGCATGAGGATTCTCAGCTTCTTCCTCATTCAGCTTTTCATTCTCCTCTTGAAGGTTTACCTTGCAGATATAACGGATAGCAATCGTCGCACTGATTATACCAACCACACCCAAAGGATAAGCACAAGCATAACCAGAAGCGATGTCGAAGTCCATGCCATTCTTGAAGACACTGTGGAGTGCTTCATTCGCAGCACCAAGACCAGGAGTGTTCGTCACAGCACCATAGAGCGTGCCGACCATCATAGGAAGATTTGTCTTGTCCTGCGTGTCAAAGAAAATGTAGTAACAAGCAAACATCACAAGGACGTTGAGCAGGATTGCCACCGTCGAAAGAATGTTCAACTTCAGACCACCTTTACCGAAACTTTCAAAGAAGCCTGGTCCGACTTGCAGACCAATCATAAAGACGAAAAGAATCAATCCAAAGTCTTGTACAAAGGTCAATACGGGGATAGGTCCTGTAAATTTAATGTGACCAGCAAGAATGCCCACAAACAACACAAAGGTAACGCCAAGCGAAATACCTCCAATTTTAATTTTGCCAAGGTAGATACCCAAGGCAATGACAATAGAATACAATAGCATAATATGGGCTACCGTATCCTGTTTCGCTGCCGAAAAAATATCAATTAACCAGTCCATAAGTATTATTTAGTGTGTGCAAAGATAAGGATTAAAAGGCATATAATCTAATCTTTTATGACGAATTTTAACCATGTGTCTGTTTTTGTATACGTTACTTTCTTATTTACCTATGTAAAAACTGTTCGTAAGATGTTATTGAGCCTTCGGGATTATGAAATGATGAGATATTCTTTTCAATGTAGACAAATAAAGATGAAAGGCATTGTAGTATAATAACCTATGAGAGATTAAGATAGCCAAAGAAGTAATTGTCTACTTTCATCTTCATGCTAAGGACCTCTAAATCTTTTTTGTTGCTATTCTGGACATGACCTATTCTATTCATTCTAATGATTATAAAGTCCCTCTCCTACTCTCATCACCTAACGTGTCGATGCTTAGCACACATCGTGCTGATGGTGAGCACCAATGGTGTTAGGTGCTAAAAGATTGCGATAAGGCTACATAAATAAAAGAATCCCCTTGTTTGTTGCCGAATAAGTATTCTACAACAAACAAGGGGAATGACTATTTACTAACTACTAATTTACTTTACGCTAATCTTTGCTGCCTTGTTTCCTACACGTACGATGTAGGTACCACGAGCAAGAGAGATGCGTGTGCTATCGTCAGCAACCTTACCTTGGTAAACGAGTTTACCATCGATTGAGTAGATAGCTGTTGTAGCATTCTTTGCACCAAGGATATTAACAGCACCATCGAAGAACTGAATCTTAACATCCTTATCAGCTGTAACAGCATCAATGCCTGTTGGGTCAGGTGTAAACGCGATGTAGTTTGTATAGATAAGTGCATTAGGGAAGTTATCGTTCGACATCACACAAACAAGGTTGGTGATAGGCTGAGTGAGCTTCAATGTAGTTACACCATTCTCAACGGTATACTCATCATTGACCTCTAACTTCTCACCTTGTAACTCGCCATCTTTATAGGTCACATTACCGATGAACCAGTGGTAGGTTGTCATCTCACCGCCAACGACAGCTTCAGAACTGAGGTCAACCTTACCATCAACGCACTTAACATCGATTGGTGCCTGAAGGTTGTAAGAGTATCTATCAAATCGTTTGCCGTTATTGCTTGGCAATGGCATTGTAGAGAACTTCAGACGGTTGCCAACAACGTTGAGAACTCTAAGGTTGGTATTCTTTGATACGTCAACCTTTGTCAGCTTATTAGCATTCAACCACAACTGCTCTAACTGAGGAAGTTTGTCGAGTGACACGCTTTCGAGGTCGTTATCGCTCAAGTCAAGGTTCCAAAGCTTAGGGTTGTCAAGCTTGATTTCCTTCATCTTATTGCTTGAGAGATAAGCAATACCAAGGTTTGGTGCCTTTGATAAGTCGAAGTTCTTAATCTTATTACCCGTTAACGAGATAAAATTAAGTTTTGGGAAAGCTGACAAATCAATGTCAGTCAACTCATTTGCTTCAAGGTTCAAATCAGTAAGATTTGGTGCTGCAGGGAGCTTAACAGATGTCAGCCCTGCATGAGTTATAGAAATGAGCTTTGCCTCCTTCAAACCAGTGAGGTCTACATCAGTCATATTAACGTTTGAAACACTGAAGACTTTCACCTTATCATCAGCCTCAGCAACAAGCACACGTACCTTTGTATTCGGCTTTGACTTAGCTCGGAAGATCTTGTAAGTCTCTCCAAGTGTATACTGTGTAACATTACCATTGCCGCCCCACTCGAAGTAAACAGACTTACCAGGAACATAGCTTGCAAGAGACAATACTACGCTATCGGTCTGGTTGACAGTAGTAAATGATGCTAACTCATATTTAGGGAAGGCAATAGGATGAACATAAGTAGTCTTAAAGACATTCTTTCCGTCGAAATCAGGATAAGCAGGATGTCTCATCTCACAATAGATAGAGTCGAGCGCAAGGTTGGTGAACTTAGCTGAACCATTGGTAATGGTATAGTCTGTACCCAACTGTAACGGTGTACCATCTTTCTTCTTCCATACAAAGTTAGTTGTTGAACCATCCTTTGTTATATACTGCTCAGAGAGGTCGATACCTGGTGAAGAGGTTGAAATCTGCAGTACATGCTGTGGTGCATAGATAAAATTGCCACGAGTCAGACCGAAGTCGTTAGGCATATTAGCCAATGTGAAGTAGTTACCACTAACATTCAACTTCTTAACTGGTGCTACAGGTGGAATCTTCACCTCAGTAAGTTCGTTGTTTGCCACATTGATATCCTCTATAAGTTCGCTGTGGTTGAGGAGAAGACGAGTGAACTTATTGTAAGAGATATCAAGCATACGCAAGTTGTCGGCATCCTTAAGATCCAACTTATTCAGTTTGTTATGACTTACGTTCAGCTTAGTTACGCCATAGATGCTATGGAAGAGCAATGAGTCAACTTGGTTATGACTAATGTTGATATCAGTCAACTTACTCTTATTAAAATAAGAAGATGGACCACGAAGATCAACACGATTTAGCTGATTATGAGAGAGGTCGAGCTTCTCAAGCTTATTGTTGTAAGAGAGGTCAATAGTAGTAAGACCTGCATTCTTCAACGTCAATATGCGAAGTTCTGTAAGTGCAGAGAGGTCGATGTTATCAATGTATTGACCATCAGACTCAAGACTTGTTACGTACTTATCTTGTGGAACATATATAATAATGTTACCTGCGCCTGTACGTGTAGTAGCAATATTTGCTGTAGCAGGACGCTCTTCCTTAATCTGGAATGGCTTTGTTTCTCCATCACCTAAGTCAACCTTTACTGTTACAGGATTAGCTGCTGTAGCACCAAGGATACCCACTGACATGTTAACAGGAGAACCCTCTGATCCAAGACTTGACATTTCAACAGCCTTCACATCCTTACCGAACTCGGCAACAGTCTTCACACGGAAGTTCTCTGTGCGGATAGGATAGTCTCTGAGTCGGCTATTAGTGAACTGAACAAAGACCTCTTCATCAAGAGCTTTCTTCAAAGTAACCTTACCTTTCTCGTAAGAATAATAGCTGTCATCTAACTCTACTGGCTTTGTTGGGTCAGCCTTTGGAACACGATAGAGTCTTGCCTGAGTTGTTGTATTTGCACGAAGCACACGCTTGCTAAGGTCGATAACATCACCTACCTTATATGTATCGTTCAGCTCCATAGGGTTTTGCTCGTGGTAATACTCAAACCAGTTGCCTGGCTCTGGCAGTGTAGCAAAGTCCATATAGTTATAACGTACGTTGACACTATAGAGTGCAGGGTTCTGACTAACGTC carries:
- a CDS encoding putative transporter — protein: MDWLIDIFSAAKQDTVAHIMLLYSIVIALGIYLGKIKIGGISLGVTFVLFVGILAGHIKFTGPIPVLTFVQDFGLILFVFMIGLQVGPGFFESFGKGGLKLNILSTVAILLNVLVMFACYYIFFDTQDKTNLPMMVGTLYGAVTNTPGLGAANEALHSVFKNGMDFDIASGYACAYPLGVVGIISATIAIRYICKVNLQEENEKLNEEEAENPHAKPYTMYLKVQNAYIAGRKLEEISEFLNRDFVCTRLMHEGVLSVPTLDNIFELGDEILVVSAEGDAAAIRAFIGPEIEVDWHEEDQPQQLVSRRIVITNSKINGKTLGDMHFRSVYGVNVTRISRQGMDLFAGRNHRFIVGDRIMVVGPEENVNRVASMMGNSEKRLNAPNIATIFVGIIVGIIFGTLPIAIPHMPVPMKLGLAGGPLVIAILIGRFGYRMGLVTYTTTSANMMLREIGLALFLASVGIKAGATFWDTVVQGDGLKYVYTGFIITIVPILIVGTIARLKYKFNYFTIMGMLAGTYTDPPALAYANSICAGEAPAIGYSTVYPLSMFLRIFLAQVIVLFFCQI
- a CDS encoding DUF6383 domain-containing protein; the protein is MKHKFTFFPSFLLLVMAMLWSSLAAHAQDEVLIRFHTNVPEKAKKSGVAAQVSFVLGSKSDKADVSIDYGSGDTEVEIKKAIVENDNGEQTIKGTLCTSAVTDAGWVTISGDPDDLYFFNASGNEIDQIQFNDNLKLQVLNLEHNNLKSLNIDRLQSLNIIYLQDNPFSATTPLMIGRMPNLMVLEVPQIGHISPNFTLKNFPNLRSFDAYHTISLKIADPTGCPYLQRLSLDMTSVESVDLSKNPELQILNVGDSRVKTLDLSHNPKITQLYISHSSGTVNTDVKFETIDVSHCPELYYFYCGGNNLKELDLRSNPKLFTLSCDRNLLRKLDVSQNPALYSVNVRYNYMDFATLPEPGNWFEYYHEQNPMELNDTYKVGDVIDLSKRVLRANTTTQARLYRVPKADPTKPVELDDSYYSYEKGKVTLKKALDEEVFVQFTNSRLRDYPIRTENFRVKTVAEFGKDVKAVEMSSLGSEGSPVNMSVGILGATAANPVTVKVDLGDGETKPFQIKEERPATANIATTRTGAGNIIIYVPQDKYVTSLESDGQYIDNIDLSALTELRILTLKNAGLTTIDLSYNNKLEKLDLSHNQLNRVDLRGPSSYFNKSKLTDINISHNQVDSLLFHSIYGVTKLNVSHNKLNKLDLKDADNLRMLDISYNKFTRLLLNHSELIEDINVANNELTEVKIPPVAPVKKLNVSGNYFTLANMPNDFGLTRGNFIYAPQHVLQISTSSPGIDLSEQYITKDGSTTNFVWKKKDGTPLQLGTDYTITNGSAKFTNLALDSIYCEMRHPAYPDFDGKNVFKTTYVHPIAFPKYELASFTTVNQTDSVVLSLASYVPGKSVYFEWGGNGNVTQYTLGETYKIFRAKSKPNTKVRVLVAEADDKVKVFSVSNVNMTDVDLTGLKEAKLISITHAGLTSVKLPAAPNLTDLNLEANELTDIDLSAFPKLNFISLTGNKIKNFDLSKAPNLGIAYLSSNKMKEIKLDNPKLWNLDLSDNDLESVSLDKLPQLEQLWLNANKLTKVDVSKNTNLRVLNVVGNRLKFSTMPLPSNNGKRFDRYSYNLQAPIDVKCVDGKVDLSSEAVVGGEMTTYHWFIGNVTYKDGELQGEKLEVNDEYTVENGVTTLKLTQPITNLVCVMSNDNFPNALIYTNYIAFTPDPTGIDAVTADKDVKIQFFDGAVNILGAKNATTAIYSIDGKLVYQGKVADDSTRISLARGTYIVRVGNKAAKISVK
- a CDS encoding SusC/RagA family TonB-linked outer membrane protein, whose product is MEKRITLFLFGLILSLGTAFGQAKINGTVVSQDDGEAVIGASVMVQGTTTGTVTDIDGHFTIDVPAGKKLVVSYIGMVTQTVTAKDGMKVVLSNDNHQLTEVVVTGMTQQDKRLFSGAATKIDASKAKLDGMADVSRSLEGRAAGVSVQNVSGTFGTAPKIRVRGNTSIFGSSKPLWVVDGVIMEDIANVDASSLSSGDAKTLISSAIAGLNADDIESFQILKDGSATSIYGARAMAGVIVVTTKKGKAGQSHLSYTGEYTLRLKPSYKNFNIMNSQDQMEVYRELEKKGYLNYAEIANASTSGVYGRMYQLISEYDATKGQFGLENTQDARNAYLRAAEYRNTDWFDQLFSSSIMHNHSVSASGGTDKGQYYASLSAMYDPGWYKSSRVQRYTGNINTTYNINKQVGLNLIANASYRKQRAPGSLSRTIDPSTGAVSRAFDINPYSYSLNTSRTLDPTESYTRNYAPFNIFNELNNNYMDLNVHDFRIQTSIDYKPITKLKLTALVAVKSAASTMEHIVRENSNQALAYRAMGTTTIRDANPYLYTDPDNPFALPESILKEGGILDRTGNHFFGWDTRLSAAYNDVFNDTHIVNLYAGVESNSVDRKATFDREWGMMFDAGEIAKLNYRAFKMFQEQGSDYYGLSNTHIRSLAYFGTGTYSYKGRYQMTGTFRYEGTNYLGKATSARWLPTYNVSGAWNAHEEEWFNKVFKQALTHATFRLSYSLTGDRPPVTNSLPIFTATVPWRPFTSIQETGYDEQFGNKNLTYEKKREFNLGFDFGFLDNRINLTTDFYWRRNSDLIGYVNHPQLGSYNLANVASMKSNGMELSLNTHNIKTKDFSWESNFIFSWTHNEITSLFTHARVIDLVQGTGYSLVGYPVNSIFSIPFAGLNGEGLPTFMNEDGRRTISGLNLQERDQEKIKYLKFEGPADPTTTGSFGNVFRYKNWDLNVFVTYSFGNKVRLNHIFSNRYDDMDALPKEFRNRWTYSGDETMTNIPVIASRRQNRNNSQLDVAYNAYNYSDVRIAKGDFIRMKEISLGYTFPAAMIRTIGVSSLALKLQATNLFLFYSDKKLNGQDPEFFNTGGVAAPVPKQFTLTLRLGL